The nucleotide window ATAAAGTATACTTTCATTGCAACTTTAAAATGTAGTTATGGCCACAAGTTCTCAGATTTGCAGTTTTcaactatttctttaaatgcaacATTGTAACTCACTGTTTTGTACGAATGTTCTGTGACATCTTTGCCtatattttacatattatttatATGCATATATTTGGCAGGCATTTAAAGACACTGGTAAAGCACCTGTTGAGGCTGAGGTCGCCATCCACCGTATCCGCATCACCCTGACCAGCCGCAATGTTAAGTCTCTGGAGAAAGGTGAGTTCACACTTTCAGGTCTCTGTCTGCTAAATATTCGGCTATGAGGACAATTACACTATAATGACTTCATGTGATTATTTTGTCGCTATTCTGAGCCTTATACTTCACGACTGATCTGTGCACTTTTGTGGATTTGATGTCGATATTAACAGATTTTCTCTTGTAGTGTGCGCTGATTTGATCCGTGGTGCCAAGGAGAAGAGCCTGAAGGTGAAGGGACCCGTGCGGATGCCCACTAAGGTGAGCACCTGATTCCATCATGGATGTtttgtattacatttattaGAAAGTGACCAACATAAGGTGCAGAAGTAGGACTTAGTATGTGGTTTGAATACTGTAGTTTATCACTTCTGATATTATAGCCATGTAATGTATTGTCTTTTTTGTAGACTCTGCGCATCACAACCCGTAAGACACCTTGCGGTGAAGGCTCCAAGACCTGGGACAGATTTCAGATGCGGATTCACAAGCGTCTGATTGATCTGCACAGCCCATCTGAGATCGTCAAGCAGATCACCAGCATCAGCATCGAGCCGGGTGTAGAGGTTGAGGTCACCATTGCAGATGCCTAAACTGTGTCTGACACGTTCCGCTGCTGTGTAATTGCTGTGTGCGCAATAAACATGGAGATTTTTGGATGCATGTCTACTGTGTTTCTTATGGTGTTAACTGTTGGACGTCACATTAATTGTATGTTACAAGTATGAATTGCAAAAGGAATTCCATCATATTAATCTTTTTCTTCAAAAACTTGTACAGTATTTACTGATTTGCACACATATATTATCCAAAATGAAAACTTGGTGTAAGCTGAGAGACAAATCTCTAGATGTCATGTTTTGCTTTGACccatttattaatttagcagCTTTTAATGAGCCATTTAGTAACCCTTAATAAATTAACCATAGTTTGACTGCATGGTGATGGACTGATGGTAATGTGCTGCTACACAAACATGGTTGGCTGTTGTAAAGGAAAAGCTATTTTTACAGGTGGTAATATAGTTAAAGCTAGAGAGAATAGATAAGAGATTAAACTACAggagtcaacatttgaagtggattaAAGTTAAAAGTCCTATGACAAGAACGGGTATTGGTTTTTGAGAAAACttttatgaaatgttttgatccacttcataTGTTGACTAATGAATGTAACACTGTGGAAaactaaaaaatataaaagtattgtgataaatgatgattttttgataaatgatgctaAGCACACATTTGTCAGTTCCCGTTATATTttatcgtatttgtttttccttctatggaagtcaatggttacattcAGCTGTGTGTtgccatcatttaaaaaaaatattttgtgttcgtcagaaaaaaataattcatacagatttagatcaacatgaggatgagaaaatcatgacagaattttcatttttgggtgaactataccctttaatttaaatgttggGTTTGGGACTGGAAACAGATACACTTATCTTTTTATTTAGGCTACACAGTGCACCCTtagaaacttaaaaaaagaaaaatgcaaatTCCCAAACGTTTAAAATAATTGTGTAAATGAACAGTTGTAACATATGCAGTAAACATTATTACTTTTTGAATTTACTGcatcagttaatttaaataattcggtTTAAGTTCACATGCAGCAATGCAAAAGTCCCGCGAAATCCGTCTTTCGGCGGATGTGCTTACATATGGACGCAGTGTTGACGTCACAGAGTACCCGGATGCGTCATATAAATCTTCGCGCAGGCCGTTCATCCTTCCTTTTTTAGTAGAGTGCAATGTGGTTGCTGCACAAATTTTCTCAATCAACGCATTTCGCGTTTATGCGAATAAGTCAATCAGGAAATGATGATGATggtaaatattattttttaattgccaccaataatacaaatataagcTGTTTGTCTTTATCCGCGTGTTTGTGTTAAAGAGACTCTCGCAGCACCACGTGCACTCCATTGCTAGACTGATTGAATATCGTATAACAGAACGATAAATGTCCACATTACTTACTTTTACTGTGATATTTGAACAAGTATATTGAAATATATTCACAAGTGTTCAGAtttgcaataaaatgtttgtgttcGATTCAACTTCACTCACTGTTTTGTACACATGAACTGTAACTTCACTAACGTGTCTGTTTCACATGCCAATGTATTTATATGcgttttatgtttatatttgacaggCGTTTGAAGACATGCATTGGTCACCGTACTGACCAGCCAAGATGTTAAGTCTCTGGAGAGAAGGGTGAGTTCACACTTTAAGGTCTTTGTCTGCTAAATATGCGGCTATGAGGatgatacatttataatgaCTTCATATGTGATTATATAATACGCTATTCTGAGCCTTGTACTTCAGGACTGATCTGTGTACTTAGGTGGATTTGATGTTGATATTATCAGATTTTTCTCTTGTAGTGTGCCCTGATTTGATCTGTGGTGCCAAAGAGAAGAGCATGAAGGTGAAGGGACCCGTGCGGATGCCCACTAAGGTGAGCATCTGATTTGTTAATAGGTGTGGTTTTGTACCTTCATTTAGTATTCAGGCTGTAATGGTGGAGAGCTTTGATAATTACATAATCTAAAAGTTTCCTTTTAAGCGTACACTACATGTTATAGTATAGGCTGTGATCTGATTccagtgtttttgttttgtagaCTGTGCATCACGACTCGTAAGACGCCTTGTGGTAAAGGATCCAAGACCTGGGACAGATTTGAAATGCAGATTCACAAGCATATGATTGATCTGCACAGCCCATCTAAAATCATCAAGCAGATCACCAGCATTGAGCCGGGTGTGGATGCCGAGGTCACCATTGCAGATGCATAAACTGATGAATTCATCTGATGTGTAATTGCTCTTTGTGGAGATTTTTCAGACACCCGTCTGGTGTGTTTTATGTGTTTAAGTGGCTGAGGTCACGTTgttacattagtttttttttcacaataaATTACAGCAATACACCGTGGTTCACTTTTGTTTGAGAGAATTTATTTGCCCCTTAAGTAGACTTTTACAGCTTGTGCTGATTTTACATATactatataaatacttaatataaacGATGACTAGTGGAGTCAAgaaaatctcaatttagctcTACTTTGacgtaaaaaattttttagacTTTCTGTGTGCCATGCAAATTAACAATGAATGTAATAGTCAGGTTTCTGTTTTGTAGACTTTGAGAGAAATTTGGTAAAGACCATTTTTAGGCCCAATCctatttctctgtcttacccctaccccttagttttgcacgttCATGTGAGAGTAAGGGCTATCCCAATTGGCCCTTTCACTCACGCGAACGTGCAAAACTTTGGGGTAAGACaaagaaatgggattgggccttaGGTTGCTAACATTTCTAAGTAGAGACAATTTCAAGGAAACCATACTTTGATATAGGGTTGCTCAATTATAGGCAAAAtcttatttaaaaattatttaacctTTTTATGCTACACGTGTCAAAGCGGTGGTGCCTTCAAACTGCCTTACAAACACATTGGTACAGAAGCATGCAATTTATATATTAATCCCACAATAGGTGTTTTACCttgattatcttgtttttgtaattgtttgaaTCAATAATTTAGTTCGTAATAAACTATTAATTGCACAGCCCTACtttgaaaacaacttttgtaGGAATTTTGTGAATTAAAAGGCACAATCCAGAAGCAATAATACCTAACAAATGGAGAAGAGGTTTTTAAAagaacaaatataaaaatgtttgtgtgcatttatgaggaagaaacaatgttatggatgtgacaattcTGAGATTTGCAAAAACTTAACTGGAAAAtagtaaaaaacttttttttttttttttactgtgaccTTGCATAGATATTTAAACCACCAAATATTGACATCTACGATCAGTGTGGGTAAAAGGATTTGCATGAGATTGCCCATCTGATGTATTTGCCCAAATAATTAGGTGCCAAAATTTGTGTatcaaaagtattattaatTAAACGGGCAATAAATGCAAAAGCATTAAACTGAAGTGCACCTGTAATTTTGGGTTACAGAAATACACCCTAAATGCACAGGTGTGCCTTTTTTAATGGCTGATTGTTGTTGATTTCTGATTGGTGATCAGGTGTTGCAGGAGAGATTTGATTGGTTGGTTTCCTCCTTTGGGTAAAATCTCAGCTCACCTGTGGCATTAGTTTTCCACTGTCACAGTGTTTGTTTGAAGTTTAGCTTGCTCAAAACTGTTCTATTGGATTTGTTTGACCCATCTGAACCATTGACCCACAAAGAAAAGTTAATTGTTTTTGTGTTTCTTCAGTCACTGCTTTCATTTTATGAAATTTAGAAGTTTTTAGTCTGTTAGTCATGTCAACAGTCGTGGATGTGACGAATGAGGAAACCTTGTTAGTGGCTATGGAGTCGACCGCCTGTGAAACTCATCATGCACCTTTACCAGAACTTTCTGGAGTTTCCTCCATTACATCACaggtattattattaaaaataccGATCTTCTCTAGTACTCATAACATGTCGTACAGCTCTCAGTGTGGTGTTTGATGTTTTTTGCATTCAGAGTGAATCTGCTGAAGGTCACGAGCAGCAGCAACTTCGAGTCTACTTAAAAGTGCGACCGTTTAGTGAAGAAGAACTCAAAAGTAATGAAGATCAGGTATTGCCAAGCTCATTCAGATACCTTTTTTAAAGTGCTTTAAACATCTTGAAATTTCACAAATGCTTTCTTCACAGGGTTGTGTGTTGCTGGAGAACTCTGAGATCATTTCCCTTCATGCTCCTAAAGGATCTGCTACCATGAAGAACAGCGAGAAGGGCATAGGCCAGCAGGTCTATAAATTTAACTTCACACAGGTGAGATAACACCAAAAACCCCAGACCTTTATTCCAGTTTATTCCAACCGTTCTGTGAATCTCAATCGTGACTTCATTGTAGATCTTTGGGCCAACATGCACTCAATCTGAGTTCTTTGAGGGAACAATCAGTTCACAGGTGCAAGAGTTTCTACATGGAAAAAATGCATTGGTGTTCAGTTATGGAGTGACCAACGCTGGAAAAACCTACACCATACAAGGTAACCCTCTTCTTGGATATCCATTCAACCAATATCTG belongs to Paramisgurnus dabryanus chromosome 2, PD_genome_1.1, whole genome shotgun sequence and includes:
- the rps20 gene encoding small ribosomal subunit protein uS10; amino-acid sequence: MAFKDTGKAPVEAEVAIHRIRITLTSRNVKSLEKVCADLIRGAKEKSLKVKGPVRMPTKTLRITTRKTPCGEGSKTWDRFQMRIHKRLIDLHSPSEIVKQITSISIEPGVEVEVTIADA